In a genomic window of Saccharothrix sp. HUAS TT1:
- a CDS encoding BTAD domain-containing putative transcriptional regulator has product MADGDDERLRFEVLGLLRAVRGGGEVDLGAAKQRAVLAVLLLARNTPVSRDQIIEAVWGDNTPTSAVNLVQTYVAGLRRALEPSRAPRTPAELLTSVGDGYLLRVDPTAVDLDEFERGVVAAARLRASGDLVAAAAALDEALDRWRGEPLGGVAGLFAEVERGRLAERRLAVQEERAELLLLIGRGAELVPSLTTLVGEHPLRERGHGLLMRALCQAGRQAEALAAYREARRVLIEELGVEPGPELRKLQQAVLAGEDPEPERPTRPMALRPAGDPAPAITPAQLPRVAATLIGRDDELARLDGLLAEYPQGGLVLVVTGPAGVGKTALALHWAQRVREDFPDGQLYVDLHGFDPNREPLGAGEVLSRFLRTLGVPSPDLPVTVEERSALFRTLIADRRMVVMLDNARGSTELLPLLPGPPSCVLVTSRRRLVGLVAHAEARLVELDMLEPDAAVAVVSRVAGRDGTEAAALRRLAVLCDGLPLALRIAAARLAVAPALRVAELVAELDDEHGRLAALGLEDEDSTVRAALDASRRALSPLPARLLALLGLHPGPDVTAFAVAAMGRVRLGEAQRALDALTAANLLSVNEPGRYGAHDLVRVYTRTLAAELPAAERRDATSRVLDYYLHCADLADGLLPVGRGSVPVAPEHVPVDVPKLTGSADAIAWLDAEQANIVAAAELAAAEGWLVHAWQLPYTLSRFFWLRADRTTWLRTTEAALQAATALGDPAAKFVMLFNLGLALAQFQRMDESLARHREALEVARASGDVNAQARALTTVGDLLQFLGRVDESEASYRAALEVSRAAGSRFAEANAHHNLGMLHLKSRRYDEARTWLSAAVAMYREVGEQCGESTCHTDLAMVLLESGEGAEAVTAARTALSVASAAASPYHQAMAHDRLATVFDRQGVPGAVAHWQRALALFTELDAPEADQVRERLARSRATTAV; this is encoded by the coding sequence GTGGCAGACGGCGACGACGAGCGCTTGCGGTTCGAGGTGCTCGGCCTGCTCCGGGCGGTGCGCGGCGGCGGGGAGGTGGACCTCGGCGCCGCCAAGCAGCGTGCCGTGCTGGCGGTGCTGCTGCTGGCCCGCAACACCCCGGTCAGCCGCGACCAGATCATCGAGGCGGTGTGGGGCGACAACACGCCCACCAGCGCGGTCAACCTGGTGCAGACCTACGTGGCCGGGCTGCGCCGCGCGCTGGAGCCCAGCCGCGCCCCGCGCACCCCGGCCGAGCTGCTGACCTCGGTCGGCGACGGCTACCTGCTGCGGGTCGACCCGACCGCCGTCGACCTGGACGAGTTCGAGCGCGGCGTGGTCGCGGCGGCCCGGCTGCGCGCGTCCGGCGACCTGGTCGCCGCCGCCGCCGCGCTGGACGAGGCCCTCGACCGCTGGCGCGGTGAGCCGCTGGGCGGCGTCGCGGGCCTGTTCGCCGAGGTCGAGCGCGGCCGGTTGGCCGAGCGCAGGCTCGCGGTGCAGGAGGAGCGGGCCGAGCTGCTGCTGCTGATCGGGCGCGGCGCGGAGCTGGTGCCGTCGCTGACCACGCTGGTCGGCGAGCACCCGCTGCGGGAACGCGGCCACGGCCTGCTGATGCGGGCGTTGTGCCAGGCGGGTCGGCAGGCCGAGGCGCTGGCCGCCTACCGCGAGGCGCGGCGGGTGCTGATCGAGGAGCTCGGCGTCGAGCCCGGCCCGGAGCTGCGCAAGCTCCAGCAGGCCGTGCTGGCGGGCGAGGACCCCGAGCCGGAGCGCCCGACCCGGCCGATGGCGCTGCGCCCGGCCGGTGACCCGGCGCCCGCCATCACGCCCGCGCAGCTGCCGCGGGTCGCGGCGACGCTGATCGGCCGCGACGACGAGCTGGCCCGGCTGGACGGGCTGCTGGCCGAGTACCCGCAGGGCGGGCTGGTGCTCGTCGTCACGGGTCCCGCCGGTGTCGGCAAGACCGCGCTGGCCCTGCACTGGGCGCAGCGGGTGCGCGAGGACTTCCCGGACGGCCAGCTGTACGTCGACCTGCACGGCTTCGACCCGAACCGGGAGCCGCTGGGCGCGGGGGAGGTGCTGAGCCGGTTCCTGCGCACGCTGGGCGTGCCGTCGCCGGACCTCCCGGTGACGGTGGAGGAGCGGTCGGCGCTGTTCCGCACGCTCATCGCGGACCGGCGGATGGTGGTGATGCTGGACAACGCCCGCGGCTCGACCGAGCTGCTGCCGCTGCTGCCCGGCCCGCCGTCGTGCGTGCTGGTGACGTCCCGCCGGCGGTTGGTCGGGCTGGTCGCGCACGCCGAGGCGCGGCTGGTCGAGCTGGACATGCTGGAGCCGGACGCGGCGGTGGCCGTGGTCAGCCGGGTCGCCGGGCGGGACGGCACGGAGGCCGCCGCGCTGCGCCGGCTGGCCGTGCTGTGCGACGGGCTGCCGCTGGCGCTGCGGATCGCCGCGGCCCGGCTGGCGGTCGCGCCGGCGCTGCGGGTGGCCGAGCTGGTCGCCGAGCTGGACGACGAGCACGGCCGGCTGGCCGCGCTGGGCCTGGAGGACGAGGACTCCACGGTGCGGGCGGCGCTGGACGCGTCGCGGCGGGCGCTGTCGCCGCTGCCCGCGCGGCTGCTGGCGCTGCTGGGGCTGCACCCCGGGCCGGACGTGACGGCGTTCGCGGTGGCCGCCATGGGCCGGGTGCGGTTGGGCGAGGCGCAGCGCGCGCTGGACGCGTTGACGGCGGCGAACCTGCTGTCGGTCAACGAACCCGGCCGGTACGGCGCGCACGACCTGGTGCGGGTCTACACCCGGACGCTGGCCGCCGAGCTGCCCGCGGCGGAGCGGCGCGACGCGACCAGCCGGGTGCTCGACTACTACCTGCACTGCGCGGACCTGGCCGACGGCCTGCTGCCGGTGGGCCGCGGCAGCGTGCCGGTCGCGCCCGAGCACGTGCCCGTCGACGTGCCGAAGCTGACCGGTTCGGCCGACGCGATCGCCTGGCTGGACGCCGAGCAGGCCAACATCGTCGCCGCCGCCGAGCTGGCCGCCGCCGAGGGGTGGCTGGTGCACGCGTGGCAGCTGCCGTACACGCTGTCGCGGTTCTTCTGGCTGCGGGCGGACCGGACGACGTGGCTGCGCACCACCGAGGCGGCGCTGCAGGCGGCCACGGCGCTCGGCGACCCGGCGGCGAAGTTCGTGATGCTGTTCAACCTGGGGCTCGCGCTGGCCCAGTTCCAGCGGATGGACGAGTCGCTGGCCCGGCACCGGGAGGCGCTGGAGGTGGCGCGGGCGTCGGGCGACGTGAACGCGCAGGCGCGGGCGCTGACCACGGTCGGGGACCTGCTGCAGTTCCTCGGGCGGGTGGACGAGTCGGAGGCGTCCTACCGGGCGGCGCTGGAGGTCAGCCGGGCGGCCGGGTCGCGGTTCGCCGAGGCCAACGCGCACCACAACCTCGGGATGCTGCACCTGAAGTCGCGGCGGTACGACGAGGCCAGGACGTGGCTGAGCGCGGCGGTGGCGATGTACCGGGAGGTCGGCGAGCAGTGCGGTGAGTCGACCTGCCACACGGACCTGGCGATGGTGCTGCTGGAGTCGGGGGAGGGCGCGGAGGCGGTGACGGCGGCGCGCACGGCGCTGTCGGTCGCCTCGGCCGCGGCCAGCCCGTACCACCAGGCGATGGCGCACGACCGGCTGGCGACGGTGTTCGACCGGCAGGGGGTGCCGGGCGCGGTGGCGCACTGGCAGCGGGCGCTGGCGCTGTTCACCGAGCTGGACGCGCCGGAGGCCGACCAGGTCCGGGAACGCCTGGCCAGGTCCCGCGCCACGACCGCCGTCTGA